The Porites lutea chromosome 11, jaPorLute2.1, whole genome shotgun sequence genome includes a region encoding these proteins:
- the LOC140953231 gene encoding uncharacterized protein, with amino-acid sequence MVSQKYHTPLCGNNCKIEHHDLVTVLCLDSSQKSDEIPDLLKECIGSYQNWDHNGEVPDPLEDLRCPLIYLASSFGKAALVRALLQDNFDARAVNFNGETALHGATHYIYRTGALKNRGFKVASTLGPIKNRMKAFEQILISLTEKDPKLMFVQDNNGNTAFHAVADNIWNDRSNDPQGKTANFYQFCLKSMINRALALEEGGKLTREEILEALNAENGEGDTIFHILARDYAFGFKSMKQVLDKFFDGQVPSKINKEKETVAKIALRRNQKRAIQVFPGFLKQSDSSILISSDDSETSVSDSPSPGTSGESKEISTLTDTTVHQEIPLIVISDQDMPQVPHSIEAEENSSSEVIANSEETTDGFAEQEQDTVPLANPGTHDLLTVSIDSTLGKASQIEVPSFLSLSHKSNVVSVSPFDRLISTPVNAEVMYVTETTTTSKCNNSAEKGEQDDATRKHIGKLDTANKHTANDQSDPTAPFSTTSSFDSDSGSPSNSQQGSIGGEPPSEERMAINSEESASRKSDNEGQTVAENIADASGKVSGDVQENSFENEASEDNVVESHGAHVPIGDVVDLDAPTAGKDGHEPSNQKTSFDVLQVNQTRRVNSGDYPTQEMAVCGTIPSDLFNPPLNQSTQSGEYTQQYAAYYMIDTQSPASQNHSNVSYDKTQAQESKSLTSLASASTESIHSDSLESLDVSQGGSDDRSTILKCITDNSFLEFLITEGLELDSSSKKDVVHVVMTQYSNKFNNIESTIPKLAAQIRQTETTIDQQKEKVAQLQKELEYVKSEIVKNKNALEGFTNEKQELSKRRKALKRKVTRCEQTMKQLLGNSKKSRFD; translated from the exons ATGGTTTCACAAAAGTACCACACCCCGCTTTGCGGCAACAACTGTAAGATCGAACACCATGATTTGGTTACAGTCCTCTGCCTGGACAGTTCGCAAAAGTCTGATGAAATACCTGACCTACTGAAAGAATGCATCGGCTCCTACCAGAACTGGGATCACAACGGTGAAGTTCCTGATCCGCTAGAGGACCTCAGGTGCCCGCTGATCTATCTGGCGTCCTCATTTGGTAAGGCAGCGCTCGTTCGGGCCCTGCTTCAAGACAACTTCGACGCGCGCGCAGTAAACTTCAACGGGGAAACCGCACTTCACGGGGCTACCCATTACATTTACCGTACGGGCGCGCTGAAAAACCGGGGCTTCAAAGTGGCTTCCACTTTAGGGCCGATTAAAAATAGGATGAAGGCTTTTGAGCAGATCTTGATCAGTTTAACTGAAAAAGACCCCAAACTTATGTTCGTTCAAGACAACAACGGGAACACAGCTTTTCACGCTGTCGCTGACAACATTTGGAACGATCGGTCAAACGACCCCCAAGGGAAAACTGCTAACTTTTACCAGTTTTGCCTGAAAAGTATGATTAATCGGGCCTTGGCTTTAGAAGAAGGCGGAAAGTTGACGAGAGAGGAGATATTAGAAGCCTTGAATGCCGAAAACGGTGAAGGAGATACCATTTTCCATATATTGGCGCGGGATTACGCGTTCGGATTCAAAAGTATGAAGCAAGTTCTGGACAAATTTTTTGATGGCCAAGTGCCCTCTAAAATCAACAAGGAAAAAGAGACTGTCGCCAAGATCGCTCTGCGGCGCAATCAAAAAAGAGCGATACAGGTCTTTCCTGGCTTCTTGAAACAAA GCGACAGTTCAATTTTAATCAGTTCCGACGACTCTGAAACATCCGTCAGTGACTCGCCCTCACCTGGCACGTCAGGGGAATCTAAAGAGATATCTACACTCACTGACACCACAGTCCACCAGGAAATACCTTTGATTGTCATCTCTGATCAGGACATGCCACAGGTTCCCCACTCAATAGAAGCAGAAGAGAACAGTTCGAGTGAGGTTATTGCCAATTCTGAAGAGACAACGGATGGCTTTGCGGAGCAGGAACAAGACACAGTTCCGTTGGCAAACCCCGGAACACACGACCTGCTGACTGTCTCGATTGATAGCACCCTGGGAAAGGCCTCTCAAATTGAAGTTCCTTCGTTTCTTAGCCTTTCTCACAAGTCTAATGTCGTCAGTGTTTCACCGTTTGACCGCCTTATCAGCACACCGGTGAACGCCGAAGTGATGTATGTGACGGAAACTACTACAACCTCTAAGTGCAACAACTCGGCGGAAAAGGGAGAACAGGACGATGCTACACGCAAACATATTGGAAAGCTTGATACTGCCAATAAACACACTGCGAATGATCAGTCAGATCCAACAGCTCCATTTAGTACCACCTCCTCTTTTGATTCTGACTCAGGGTCTCCTAGCAACAGTCAACAAGGTTCCATCGGTGGCGAACCTCCCAGCGAGGAGAGAATGGCTATCAACTCTGAAGAGTCAGCGTCGCGAAAAAGTGACAATGAAGGCCAGACTGTCGCTGAAAATATCGCGGACGCCTCTGGTAAGGTAAGTGGCGATGTACAAGAAAACAGCTTTGAAAATGAAGCGTCCGAGGATAACGTAGTAGAGTCACATGGTGCTCATGTACCCATTGGTGATGTTGTTGACCTTGACGCACCGACGGCTGGAAAGGACGGACACGAGCCATCCAATCAGAAGACTTCGTTTGACGTACTGCAGGTAAACCAAACCCGAAGGGTCAACTCTGGTGATTATCCGACGCAGGAGATGGCCGTCTGTGGAACAATACCGAGTGACTTGTTTAATCCACCACTGAACCAAAGTACACAATCAGGAGAATACACCCAGCAGTACGCGGCATATTATATGATAGACACGCAAAGCCCCGCATCACAAAACCACTCCAATGTTTCTTACGATAAAACTCAAGCACAGGAGTCTAAGTCATTAACATCCCTCGCATCTGCAAGTACAGAGTCCATCCACTCCGACTCTCTCGAGTCACTGGACGTTAGTCAGGGGGGCTCGGATGATAGAAGCACCATTTTAAAGTGCATCACAGACAACTCCTTCCTAGAGTTCCTTATAACCGAGGGCCTTGAGCTTGACTCCTCTAGCAAAAAGGACGTTGTGCACGTGGTCATGACGCAATACAGTAACAAGTTCAACAACATAGAGAGTACGATTCCCAAGCTCGCAGCGCAAATAAGGCAAACAGAAACGACCATTGATCAACAAAAAGAGAAAGTCGCACAACTGCAGAAGGAATTAGAGTACGTGAAAAGTGAAATTGTCAAAAACAAGAATGCACTTGAAGGGTTCACCAATGAGAAGCAGGAATTAAGCAAGCGGCGAAAAGCCTTGAAGCGCAAGGTGACTCGCTGTGAACAAACCATGAAACAACTGTTGGGTAACTCGAAGAAGAGTAGATTTGATTGA